The proteins below come from a single Limnohabitans sp. 2KL-27 genomic window:
- the mlaD gene encoding outer membrane lipid asymmetry maintenance protein MlaD, with product MQRSKNDVWVGLFVLLGAVAVLFLALKAANLLTWSFSKDYEVTAKFDNIGGLKPGAAVKSAGVVVGRVKKIEFDGESFQAKVTLALQSEHGFPQDSSLKILTSGLLGEQYLDMSPGAEEKNLVAGDKIGSTQSAVILENLISQFLYSQAEKPAAESQEP from the coding sequence ATGCAACGTTCAAAAAATGATGTGTGGGTGGGTTTGTTTGTGCTGCTCGGTGCTGTCGCCGTGCTCTTTTTGGCGCTCAAGGCGGCCAACCTGCTGACTTGGAGTTTCAGCAAGGATTACGAGGTCACGGCCAAGTTCGACAACATCGGGGGGCTCAAGCCCGGTGCGGCCGTCAAGAGTGCCGGGGTGGTGGTCGGACGGGTCAAGAAAATCGAGTTCGACGGCGAATCCTTTCAGGCCAAAGTCACGCTGGCCTTGCAGTCCGAGCATGGTTTTCCCCAAGACAGTTCCCTGAAAATCCTCACCAGCGGTTTGCTGGGTGAGCAGTACCTGGACATGTCGCCAGGTGCGGAAGAGAAAAATCTGGTGGCAGGCGACAAGATCGGATCGACCCAGTCGGCGGTGATTTTGGAAAACCTGATCAGCCAATTCCTTTACAGCCAGGCAGAAAAACCTGCGGCAGAAAGTCAAGAGCCATGA
- a CDS encoding lipid asymmetry maintenance protein MlaB, with amino-acid sequence MTPLKLPATLLHDQADACLAQWASQWSQSPQAWPPEVALDASALAEFDSSVLAVLLGLRRAVTAKGSALRVVGMTPRLRELASLYGVMDLLQPD; translated from the coding sequence ATGACCCCCTTGAAACTGCCCGCCACCTTGCTGCACGACCAAGCCGATGCTTGTCTGGCGCAATGGGCGTCGCAATGGTCCCAATCGCCGCAAGCCTGGCCGCCTGAGGTGGCGCTGGACGCCTCGGCCTTGGCCGAGTTCGACTCTTCGGTGCTGGCCGTTTTGTTGGGCTTGCGCCGGGCGGTGACTGCCAAAGGCAGTGCTTTGCGGGTGGTGGGCATGACGCCGCGCTTGCGTGAACTGGCCAGTTTGTATGGGGTGATGGACCTGCTCCAGCCCGACTGA
- a CDS encoding ABC transporter permease: MTGWQTLLYKEVLRFWKVAFQTVAAPVLTSVLYMLIFGHVLEDHVKVYDQVAYTSFLLPGLMMMGVLQNAFANSSSSLVQSKIMGSLVFLLLTPLSHRSWFVAYVGSSIVRGLAVGLGVFVITGWMVNITFVNPLWILAFAIMGAAMMGSLGVIAGLWAEKFDQMAAFQNFIIMPMTFLSGVFYSIHSLPPFWQKLSHLNPFFYMIDGFRYGFFGQSDVSPWLSLAVVGTALAAISGLTLHLLRIGYKIRS, encoded by the coding sequence ATGACCGGCTGGCAAACCCTGTTGTACAAAGAGGTGCTGCGTTTTTGGAAGGTGGCTTTCCAGACGGTGGCGGCGCCCGTGCTGACGTCGGTGCTGTACATGCTCATTTTTGGCCATGTGCTCGAAGACCATGTGAAGGTGTACGACCAGGTGGCCTACACCTCGTTTTTGCTGCCGGGCCTGATGATGATGGGCGTGCTGCAAAACGCGTTTGCCAACAGCTCGTCGAGCCTGGTGCAAAGCAAGATCATGGGCAGCTTGGTGTTTTTGCTCCTCACCCCTTTGTCGCACCGCAGCTGGTTTGTGGCCTATGTGGGTTCGTCGATCGTGCGGGGTTTGGCGGTGGGTCTGGGGGTGTTCGTCATCACAGGCTGGATGGTCAACATCACTTTTGTGAACCCGTTGTGGATTTTGGCCTTTGCCATCATGGGCGCGGCCATGATGGGGTCCTTGGGCGTGATTGCCGGGCTCTGGGCTGAAAAATTCGACCAAATGGCCGCGTTTCAAAATTTCATCATCATGCCCATGACCTTTTTGTCGGGTGTGTTCTATTCCATCCACTCCTTGCCGCCGTTTTGGCAAAAACTCAGCCACCTGAACCCGTTTTTCTACATGATCGATGGTTTCCGATACGGCTTTTTTGGCCAAAGTGATGTGTCCCCCTGGCTCAGTTTGGCCGTGGTCGGCACTGCCTTGGCGGCCATCAGTGGTCTGACCCTTCACCTTTTGCGCATCGGCTACAAAATCCGAAGCTAA
- the hisC gene encoding histidinol-phosphate transaminase has protein sequence MSTTPVSPQLMQRIRQDVQSMHAYAIQDSVGMVKLDAMENPHRLPADLQKALGERLGALALNRYPDGRVNDLRHALAAYAGMPEGFDIMLGNGSDELISLLALACDVPGASILSPLPGFVMYAMSAQLQGLAFHGVPLTVDFELDEAAMLAAIAQHKPSIVYLAYPNNPTGNLWNDETIEKIVLAQGAQGGLVVMDEAYQPFASRSYADRIARHSHVLLMRTLSKFGLAGVRLGYMIGPKALVAEIDKVRPPYNISVLNCECALFALEHTEVFAAQAKDLREQRTRLLTALAALPGVTPFPSEANMILARVPDAAQTFEGLKAHGVLIKNISKMHPLLANCLRLTVGTAAENDQLLAALKASL, from the coding sequence ATGAGCACCACCCCAGTGAGCCCCCAACTGATGCAACGCATCCGCCAGGATGTGCAGTCCATGCACGCCTATGCCATCCAAGACTCGGTGGGCATGGTCAAGCTCGACGCGATGGAGAACCCGCACCGTTTGCCCGCTGATCTGCAAAAAGCTTTGGGCGAGCGCTTGGGTGCTTTGGCGCTCAACCGCTACCCCGATGGCCGCGTGAACGATTTGCGCCATGCGCTCGCGGCCTACGCAGGCATGCCCGAAGGCTTTGACATCATGCTGGGCAACGGCTCGGACGAATTGATCTCGCTGCTGGCGCTGGCCTGCGACGTACCCGGTGCCAGCATCCTGTCCCCTTTGCCTGGCTTTGTCATGTACGCCATGAGCGCCCAGTTGCAAGGCCTCGCTTTCCACGGTGTGCCGCTCACGGTCGACTTTGAACTCGACGAAGCCGCCATGCTGGCCGCCATTGCCCAGCACAAGCCTTCCATCGTCTACTTGGCCTACCCCAACAACCCCACGGGCAACCTCTGGAACGACGAAACGATTGAAAAAATCGTGCTCGCCCAAGGCGCGCAAGGCGGCCTGGTGGTGATGGACGAGGCCTACCAGCCCTTTGCCAGCCGCAGCTACGCGGACCGTATCGCGCGGCATTCGCATGTTCTGTTGATGCGCACGCTCAGCAAATTCGGTTTGGCCGGGGTGCGTTTGGGTTACATGATCGGCCCCAAAGCGTTGGTGGCCGAGATCGACAAAGTGCGCCCGCCCTACAACATCAGTGTGCTCAACTGCGAATGCGCTTTGTTTGCGCTGGAGCACACCGAGGTGTTCGCCGCCCAGGCCAAAGACCTGCGCGAGCAGCGCACCCGTTTGTTGACTGCGCTGGCCGCCTTGCCTGGCGTGACCCCCTTTCCGAGCGAGGCCAACATGATTTTGGCCCGCGTGCCCGATGCGGCCCAAACCTTCGAGGGTTTGAAGGCCCACGGCGTGCTGATCAAGAACATTTCTAAAATGCACCCATTGCTGGCCAACTGCTTGCGCCTGACGGTGGGCACCGCCGCAGAAAACGACCAACTCCTCGCCGCTCTGAAAGCTTCTTTATGA
- the hisH gene encoding imidazole glycerol phosphate synthase subunit HisH, with protein sequence MNMSVNRVAVVDYGMGNLRSVAQAVMHAASSVDHAEVTVTSNPQVVRDAHRVVLPGQGAMPDCMRELRDSGLLAAVLDAAATKPLFGVCVGMQMLLDHSDEGDTPGLGLIPGRVVKFDLAGHIQPDGTRYKVPQMGWNQVWQDSPTHALWQGVEDGSWYYFVHSYYAQVANPAHSAAQTDYGGRFACAIARDNIFATQFHPEKSAAQGLALFRNFLHWQP encoded by the coding sequence TTGAACATGAGCGTCAACCGCGTTGCAGTGGTCGATTACGGCATGGGCAACCTGCGCTCTGTGGCGCAGGCGGTGATGCACGCCGCCTCCAGCGTGGACCATGCCGAGGTCACCGTGACGTCGAACCCGCAAGTGGTGCGCGATGCGCACCGCGTGGTCTTGCCGGGGCAAGGCGCCATGCCCGACTGCATGCGCGAGTTGCGCGACTCGGGCCTGCTCGCCGCCGTGCTTGACGCCGCCGCCACCAAACCCCTGTTTGGTGTGTGCGTGGGCATGCAAATGCTGCTGGACCACAGCGACGAGGGCGACACGCCAGGCTTGGGCCTGATCCCCGGGCGGGTCGTCAAGTTCGATCTGGCCGGACACATCCAGCCTGACGGCACCCGCTACAAAGTGCCACAAATGGGCTGGAACCAGGTCTGGCAAGACAGCCCAACGCACGCCCTGTGGCAAGGCGTGGAGGACGGCAGCTGGTATTATTTTGTGCACAGCTACTACGCCCAGGTGGCCAACCCGGCGCACAGCGCGGCCCAGACCGATTACGGCGGCCGCTTTGCCTGCGCCATTGCCCGTGACAACATTTTTGCCACCCAATTTCACCCCGAAAAAAGCGCGGCCCAAGGCCTGGCCCTGTTCCGCAATTTCCTCCACTGGCAGCCTTGA
- the murA gene encoding UDP-N-acetylglucosamine 1-carboxyvinyltransferase, protein MDKLKIRGGHRLQGTLEVSGAKNAALPELCAALLSAEPVTLANVPRLQDVSTMLKLIRNMGVTAEHHEDGRVTLDARALNNPEAPYELVKTMRASVLALGPLLARFGHAKVSLPGGCAIGSRPVDQHIKGLQAMGAQITVDHGYMLASLPAGRTRLKGARITTDMVTVTGTENFLMAAALAEGETVLENAAQEPEIPDLAEMLIQMGAQIEGHGTRRIRIQGVDRLHGCHHQVVADRIEAGTFLCAVAATGGDVVLRHGRADHLEVVIEKLRDAGATIEAGVDFIRVKADGRLKAQSFRTTEYPGFPTDMQAQFMALNCIAQGASKVTETIFENRFMHVNELVRLGAHVQIDGKVSVIEGVPKLSGATVMATDLRASASLVIAGLVADGETTVERIYHLDRGYDRMEAKLRALGADIERVK, encoded by the coding sequence ATGGATAAATTGAAAATTCGCGGCGGCCACCGCCTGCAAGGCACGCTCGAGGTGTCGGGGGCCAAAAACGCCGCCCTGCCCGAGCTGTGCGCCGCATTGCTGAGCGCCGAGCCCGTCACGCTGGCCAATGTGCCGCGCCTGCAAGACGTCTCGACCATGCTCAAGCTGATCCGCAACATGGGCGTGACGGCCGAGCACCACGAAGACGGTCGCGTCACGCTGGACGCGAGGGCTTTGAACAACCCTGAAGCGCCCTATGAGTTGGTGAAAACCATGCGCGCCTCGGTGCTGGCGCTGGGGCCCTTGTTGGCCCGATTTGGCCACGCCAAGGTGTCCTTGCCCGGTGGCTGCGCCATCGGCTCGCGTCCTGTGGACCAGCACATCAAGGGTCTGCAAGCCATGGGAGCGCAGATCACGGTGGACCACGGTTACATGCTGGCCAGTTTGCCCGCTGGCCGCACCCGCCTCAAAGGCGCGCGCATCACCACCGACATGGTCACCGTCACAGGCACCGAAAACTTCTTGATGGCCGCCGCCTTGGCCGAAGGTGAGACGGTGCTCGAAAACGCCGCGCAAGAGCCTGAAATCCCCGATTTGGCCGAGATGCTCATCCAAATGGGCGCGCAGATCGAGGGTCACGGCACTCGCCGCATCCGCATTCAGGGTGTGGACCGCTTACACGGTTGTCATCACCAGGTGGTGGCCGACCGCATCGAAGCGGGCACCTTTTTGTGCGCTGTGGCTGCCACGGGCGGCGATGTGGTGTTGCGCCACGGCCGCGCCGACCATCTGGAAGTCGTGATCGAAAAGCTGCGCGATGCCGGTGCCACCATCGAAGCGGGTGTGGACTTCATCCGCGTCAAGGCCGACGGTCGCCTGAAAGCCCAGAGCTTTCGCACCACCGAATACCCAGGCTTTCCGACCGACATGCAGGCCCAGTTCATGGCGCTCAACTGCATCGCGCAGGGCGCGAGCAAGGTGACGGAGACGATTTTTGAAAACCGTTTCATGCACGTCAACGAACTCGTTCGGTTGGGCGCGCACGTCCAGATCGACGGCAAGGTGTCTGTGATTGAGGGCGTGCCCAAGCTCTCGGGGGCCACGGTGATGGCCACCGATTTGCGGGCTTCGGCCAGTTTGGTGATTGCCGGTTTGGTGGCCGATGGCGAAACCACCGTCGAACGCATTTACCACTTGGACCGCGGTTATGACCGCATGGAAGCCAAATTGCGCGCACTCGGCGCCGACATCGAAAGGGTGAAATGA
- a CDS encoding ABC transporter ATP-binding protein has translation MPALSFQSVSKIYPAKQAGAAAFKALDQISFDVEEGEFFGLLGPNGAGKTTLISTLAGLSRPTTGRVLVHGHDVQTDYAAARRLLGVVPQELVFDPFFTVRESLRIQSGYFGVKHNDAWIDELLDSLGLSDKAGANMRQLSGGMKRRVLVAQALVHKPRVIVLDEPTAGVDVELRQTLWQFIAKLNKQGHTVLLTTHYLEEAEALCGRIAMLKRGQLLALERTSDLLRSATSQVLRFKLDGDLPPGVAAIARVTGRIVQLPVHNAVEIENHLATLRTAGLVVEDVEIRQADLEDVFLEVMNRKQTASGALA, from the coding sequence ATGCCAGCGCTCTCATTCCAATCCGTCTCCAAGATCTACCCGGCCAAACAGGCGGGCGCAGCCGCGTTCAAAGCGCTCGACCAGATCAGCTTCGATGTGGAGGAGGGCGAGTTTTTCGGCCTGCTTGGCCCCAATGGCGCGGGCAAAACCACCCTGATCAGCACCCTGGCCGGCCTGAGTCGCCCCACCACAGGGCGCGTGCTGGTGCATGGCCACGATGTGCAGACCGATTACGCCGCTGCCCGCCGCCTGCTGGGCGTGGTGCCGCAAGAGCTGGTGTTTGACCCTTTTTTCACGGTGCGTGAGTCACTGCGCATCCAGTCGGGCTATTTTGGCGTCAAGCACAACGACGCTTGGATCGATGAATTGCTGGACAGCCTGGGCCTGAGCGACAAGGCGGGCGCCAACATGCGCCAACTCTCGGGCGGCATGAAGCGCCGCGTGCTGGTGGCGCAAGCCTTGGTGCACAAGCCGCGTGTGATCGTGCTCGACGAGCCCACGGCCGGGGTGGATGTGGAGCTGCGCCAGACCCTGTGGCAGTTCATCGCCAAACTCAACAAGCAAGGCCACACCGTCTTGCTCACCACCCATTACCTCGAAGAAGCCGAAGCCCTGTGCGGGCGCATCGCCATGCTCAAGCGCGGGCAGTTGCTGGCGCTGGAGCGCACATCCGACTTGCTGCGCTCGGCCACCAGCCAGGTGCTGCGCTTCAAGCTCGACGGCGACTTGCCGCCTGGCGTGGCGGCCATCGCCCGCGTCACCGGCCGCATCGTGCAGCTGCCGGTGCACAACGCGGTCGAGATCGAAAACCATCTGGCCACCCTGCGCACGGCGGGCTTGGTTGTGGAAGATGTGGAGATTCGCCAGGCCGATCTGGAAGATGTGTTCCTGGAAGTCATGAACCGCAAACAAACCGCCTCGGGAGCCCTGGCATGA
- a CDS encoding VacJ family lipoprotein, with protein sequence MNFSTRRISLMLVGCVLLILQGCATVKNPDPRDPWETMNRSVYQFNDALDVMAIQPAAKAYVTVLPSPVRTGIHNFLGNIGDVWSMANSALQLKGQATAETFMRITVNTFLGLGGVLDVATEMRLEKRKEDLGQTLGYWGVQPGPYLVLPIFGPSTLRDTLATPLDMKGDAVQQFNDSATRNVLSVTRVLDVRAGLLQTLDVIKAAALDPYSFVRDAYLQKRENDVHDGNPPANFDYTESGKP encoded by the coding sequence ATGAATTTCTCGACCCGACGCATCAGCCTGATGCTGGTGGGCTGCGTCTTGCTCATATTGCAAGGTTGTGCCACTGTCAAAAATCCTGATCCACGCGATCCATGGGAAACCATGAACCGCAGTGTTTACCAATTCAACGATGCGCTGGACGTCATGGCGATCCAGCCCGCAGCCAAGGCTTATGTCACGGTGCTGCCCAGCCCGGTTCGCACAGGGATTCACAATTTCCTGGGCAACATCGGCGACGTCTGGTCCATGGCCAACAGCGCCTTGCAGTTGAAAGGACAGGCCACGGCTGAAACCTTCATGCGCATCACCGTGAACACATTTTTGGGTTTGGGCGGTGTCCTGGATGTGGCTACCGAGATGAGACTTGAAAAGCGCAAGGAAGACTTGGGTCAGACCTTGGGCTATTGGGGTGTCCAGCCCGGACCTTACTTGGTGCTGCCCATTTTTGGACCCTCCACCTTGCGGGACACTTTGGCCACGCCTTTGGACATGAAGGGGGATGCGGTTCAGCAATTCAACGACTCCGCCACCCGGAATGTGTTGTCCGTGACCCGCGTGCTGGATGTTCGCGCTGGTTTGCTGCAGACGTTGGATGTCATCAAGGCTGCCGCGCTGGACCCCTATTCGTTCGTGCGGGATGCTTATTTGCAAAAGCGTGAGAACGACGTGCATGACGGCAATCCCCCAGCCAATTTTGACTACACCGAATCTGGAAAACCCTGA
- the hisB gene encoding imidazoleglycerol-phosphate dehydratase HisB has translation MNRTAAVTRQTAETNIRVALNLDGTGQAKLASGIGFLDHMLDQIARHGLIDLDIACEGDLHIDGHHTVEDIGITLGQAFAQALGDKKGIRRYGHAYVPLDEALSRVVVDFSGRPGLHMEVNFTSGSLGTLDTQLVYEFFQGFVNHALCTLHIDNLKGVNAHHQCETIFKAFARAVRAALELDPRSVGVIPSTKGSL, from the coding sequence ATGAACCGCACCGCAGCCGTCACACGCCAAACCGCTGAGACGAACATCCGCGTCGCCCTGAACCTGGACGGAACGGGCCAGGCCAAGCTGGCTTCGGGCATCGGTTTTCTGGACCACATGCTCGACCAGATCGCCCGTCACGGCTTGATCGATTTGGACATCGCCTGCGAAGGTGACCTGCACATCGACGGTCACCACACGGTCGAAGACATTGGCATCACCTTGGGCCAAGCGTTTGCGCAGGCCCTGGGTGACAAGAAGGGCATTCGCCGTTATGGCCACGCCTATGTGCCGCTCGATGAAGCACTCAGCCGGGTGGTGGTGGACTTTTCGGGTCGCCCCGGTTTGCACATGGAGGTGAACTTCACCTCCGGCTCGCTGGGCACGCTCGATACACAACTGGTTTATGAGTTCTTCCAGGGCTTTGTGAACCACGCGCTGTGCACCTTGCACATCGATAACCTCAAGGGCGTGAACGCGCACCACCAGTGTGAAACCATTTTCAAGGCCTTTGCCCGTGCCGTGCGTGCTGCACTTGAGCTCGACCCGCGTTCGGTGGGGGTCATCCCTTCCACCAAGGGAAGCCTTTGA
- a CDS encoding BolA family protein → MNAEQLQAIIAAGLACTHLTVEGDGRHWSAVVVSDAFDGMRPIARHQRVYATLGQKMHTDEVHALSMKTYTPAEWAAQAK, encoded by the coding sequence ATGAACGCTGAGCAACTTCAAGCCATCATCGCCGCAGGCCTGGCGTGCACCCACCTCACGGTGGAGGGCGATGGCCGCCACTGGAGCGCCGTGGTCGTGTCCGACGCCTTTGATGGCATGCGCCCCATTGCGCGGCACCAACGGGTGTACGCCACGCTGGGCCAAAAAATGCACACCGACGAGGTGCACGCCTTGTCGATGAAAACCTACACGCCCGCCGAATGGGCTGCGCAGGCAAAATGA
- the hisG gene encoding ATP phosphoribosyltransferase has product MITLALSKGRIFDETLPLLLAAGIEVLEDPEKSRKLILPTNQPNVRVVLVRASDVPTYVEYGGADLGVTGLDTLIEHGGQGLYQPLDLNIAKCRMSVAVRADYDYARAVRTGSRLKVATKYTAIARDFFATKGVHVDMIKLYGSMELAPLTGLADAIVDLVSTGNTLKANHLVEVERIMDISSRLVVNQAALKLKQAPIRAIIDAFAGAVKKD; this is encoded by the coding sequence ATGATCACGCTGGCCCTGTCCAAAGGACGCATCTTTGACGAAACTTTACCCTTGCTGCTGGCCGCAGGCATCGAGGTGCTCGAGGACCCCGAGAAATCTCGCAAGTTGATCCTGCCCACCAACCAGCCGAACGTGCGAGTGGTGCTGGTGCGCGCCAGCGATGTGCCCACTTATGTGGAATACGGAGGCGCCGATCTGGGCGTGACGGGCTTGGACACGCTGATCGAACACGGCGGGCAGGGCTTGTACCAGCCGCTGGACCTGAACATCGCCAAATGCCGCATGAGCGTGGCAGTGCGCGCCGACTACGACTACGCCCGTGCGGTGCGCACAGGCTCGCGCCTGAAAGTGGCCACCAAGTACACCGCGATTGCGCGCGACTTTTTTGCCACCAAGGGCGTGCACGTGGACATGATCAAGCTTTACGGCAGCATGGAGTTGGCGCCCCTCACGGGCCTGGCCGACGCCATCGTCGACTTGGTGTCCACGGGCAACACACTCAAGGCCAATCACTTGGTTGAAGTCGAGCGCATCATGGACATCAGTTCGCGCCTGGTGGTGAACCAGGCCGCGCTCAAGCTCAAGCAGGCACCGATCCGCGCCATCATCGACGCCTTTGCCGGTGCCGTGAAGAAAGACTGA
- a CDS encoding phospholipid-binding protein MlaC: MKKMISLLLSRRHLLVMASAVALLSNMGPAWAADEAPDAFIKRITTETLDIIKADKSLRNGEVNKIIQLVDVKLMPHVNFRRMTALATGPAWRRATPDQQKRLQEEFKILLVRTYSGALSQVSDQVVVVKPLRAGQEDKNLVVNTEVRGKGDPIQLDYRLEKTPGEGAGWMIFDLNVLGVWLIENYRTQFTKEINAGGIDALIASLAARNKSNAKAS, from the coding sequence ATGAAAAAGATGATTTCCTTGCTTTTGTCGCGCCGCCATCTGCTGGTGATGGCCTCTGCCGTCGCTTTGTTGTCCAACATGGGACCTGCTTGGGCTGCAGACGAAGCCCCTGATGCTTTCATCAAACGCATCACCACCGAGACCCTGGACATCATCAAGGCCGACAAGTCCTTGCGCAACGGCGAGGTCAACAAGATCATCCAGTTGGTGGATGTCAAGTTGATGCCACATGTGAATTTCCGTCGCATGACCGCTCTGGCCACCGGCCCTGCCTGGCGCAGAGCCACGCCTGATCAACAAAAACGCCTGCAGGAAGAGTTCAAGATTTTGCTGGTCCGCACCTACTCGGGTGCGCTCAGTCAGGTCAGCGATCAGGTGGTGGTGGTCAAGCCTCTGCGTGCCGGCCAAGAAGACAAAAATCTGGTGGTCAACACCGAGGTGCGCGGTAAAGGTGACCCGATCCAACTCGACTACCGATTGGAAAAAACCCCGGGCGAAGGCGCTGGCTGGATGATCTTTGATCTGAATGTCCTGGGCGTCTGGTTGATCGAAAACTACCGCACGCAGTTCACCAAAGAGATCAATGCCGGTGGCATTGATGCGTTGATCGCCAGCTTGGCCGCACGCAACAAGTCCAACGCCAAAGCCTCTTGA
- the hisD gene encoding histidinol dehydrogenase produces MGLPAKPLQLNTADAGFEAAFAARLHWSADTDAAIEQRVADILADVQQRGDAAVLAYTQRFDGLQAADVKALEITQAELQAALDSLPAAQREALQAAAARVRQYHEAQKKASGESWSYRDADGTLLGQKVTPLDRVGIYVPGGKAAYPSSVLMNAIPAHVAGVQEIIMVVPTPAGLRNPLVLAAACVAGVSRAFTVGGAQAVGALAYGTATVPKVDKITGPGNAYVASAKKRVFGTVGIDMIAGPSEILVLADGSTPADWVAMDLFSQAEHDELAQSILLCPDAAYIAQVQAAIDRLLPTMPRREIIAKSLNDRGALILTRSMEEACAISNRIAPEHLEVSSRDPHRWEPLLRHAGAIFLGAFTSESLGDYCAGPNHVLPTSGTARFSSPLGVYDFQKRSSLIEVSEAGAQTLGRIAAELAYGEGLQAHARAAELRLNPVPPMRDPQ; encoded by the coding sequence ATGGGTCTCCCAGCCAAACCCCTGCAGCTGAACACGGCGGACGCCGGTTTTGAAGCGGCCTTTGCGGCCCGCCTGCATTGGTCTGCCGACACCGACGCCGCCATCGAGCAGCGCGTGGCCGACATCCTGGCCGATGTGCAGCAGCGTGGCGATGCGGCGGTGCTGGCGTACACCCAGCGTTTTGATGGACTGCAAGCCGCCGATGTGAAGGCCTTGGAGATCACCCAAGCGGAGTTGCAAGCTGCCTTGGACAGCCTGCCTGCAGCGCAGCGCGAAGCCCTGCAAGCCGCCGCCGCCCGAGTCCGCCAATACCACGAGGCTCAGAAAAAAGCCTCTGGCGAGAGTTGGAGCTACCGCGATGCAGACGGCACGCTGCTCGGCCAAAAAGTCACACCGCTGGACCGCGTGGGCATTTACGTGCCCGGTGGCAAAGCCGCTTACCCCTCTTCGGTGCTCATGAACGCCATTCCGGCCCATGTGGCCGGGGTGCAAGAGATCATCATGGTGGTGCCCACGCCAGCAGGCTTGCGTAACCCCTTGGTGCTGGCCGCCGCCTGTGTGGCTGGCGTGAGCCGCGCCTTCACCGTGGGCGGCGCGCAAGCGGTGGGGGCTTTGGCTTACGGCACTGCCACCGTCCCCAAGGTCGACAAAATCACCGGCCCGGGCAACGCCTATGTGGCCAGCGCCAAAAAGCGGGTGTTCGGCACCGTGGGCATTGACATGATTGCGGGCCCGAGCGAAATTTTGGTCTTGGCCGACGGCAGCACGCCTGCCGACTGGGTGGCGATGGACCTTTTCAGCCAAGCCGAGCACGATGAATTGGCGCAAAGCATTTTGCTGTGCCCCGATGCGGCCTACATTGCGCAAGTGCAGGCCGCCATCGATCGCCTGCTGCCCACCATGCCCCGGCGCGAGATCATCGCCAAATCGCTCAACGACCGGGGCGCCTTGATCCTGACACGCAGCATGGAAGAAGCCTGCGCCATCAGTAACCGCATTGCGCCCGAGCACCTCGAAGTCTCGAGCCGCGACCCGCACCGCTGGGAGCCGCTGCTGCGCCACGCAGGTGCCATCTTTTTGGGCGCGTTCACCAGTGAAAGTTTGGGCGACTACTGCGCGGGCCCCAACCACGTGCTGCCCACCAGTGGCACGGCGCGTTTTTCCTCGCCTTTGGGGGTGTACGACTTTCAAAAGCGCAGCAGCCTGATCGAGGTCAGCGAAGCCGGTGCGCAAACACTGGGCCGCATTGCCGCTGAGCTGGCCTATGGCGAAGGCCTGCAAGCCCACGCCCGCGCCGCCGAATTGCGCCTGAACCCTGTGCCGCCCATGCGAGACCCCCAATGA